A segment of the Salvelinus namaycush isolate Seneca chromosome 42, SaNama_1.0, whole genome shotgun sequence genome:
CTGATCTGTTTCgcaagcgttcccggaagtcttgcgatgttgcgcctctgggtttagaaactctgtagTGATAGCATCTATAACTACAGAGTAACTTCAGTTAGAACTGATGAATAGATGATCACATGAACGAAAATGTGTTCCTGTAGTTTGGTCATTATGGTGTCTAGCTATATCACTTCTGaattgtgtgtttctgtgtcagtgtgtgtacaATAAATATGCTGTGTGTTTTATCTTTGTGTGTAGGTATTCAACCGTCTGTGGTACCCCATCGTGCGACAGGGGGCCCTAGTGGTTCTCTCCCATATGCTGCTGAGTTTCCAACACTCTCCTGAGGCCTTCCACTTGGTAAGAAACACACAATACAACTCGTTCTATTGCGCACCGCATGTCTTtccctccctcattccccctATTTAGCTGAAATACCTTCAGGCTCCATTAAACTCAATTTCCCAGAAGCACTCTCCTCTCAGCAGGGCTCTTCCACTAATGAGGTGTAAAGTGTTTAAAGCACCATGATGGTCCTTTAGTTGACTGGTGGTGGTTTCATCTGCCATGATTGTCAATTCATTTTAAAAGGTTGATTACATTTAAGTCAGtgtgacccccccacccccccatgaCAAAAAGGGAGGTTTAATGTAGCATGTGAAGGTTGATGTTTTTACCAGTCACTACATCAGTGTGTTTAGTGCTATTCTACTGCTATATGCAGTGCCTAGTTTCCTCCACTGCACCTTTCCACCTTGTAACAGATTAGAACAGCTGTGATGTGCGTATGACCAAGAACATCATGTCTAccagcactgactttgctgatgaGGATAAATTGACCTACCACGACTGTGATGTgttggttgtctcacctagctgtcTTAGGATGAATGCGCTAACTGTACATCTGCTAAACGACTTTATTGTAAATGTTTGTCTACAATACGTTCAATGTGTGTTCCCCAGGTCGTGCCACACATAGTGGACCTGGTTGAGAGTCTGAAGCGGGACGGCCTGCCCACCAGTAAGGCTTTCCTGCTGCACTTCACAGAGCTCGTCCACTGTATGATGTACCAGTACTCTGGCTTCCCTGACCTCTACGACGACATCCTGGAGGCCATCAAAGTAAGACACCTTGACAACGAGTGATCACACGAGTGTTGCCCTTTTTTTTAATGTATCAAACATTTACTGTCCTTTTATATTATGATCCACCTGACATGGGAGGGGGTGGGTAGGTTTACGTTATTTATGTGACCAACTGTGGTGTTTGTGGCGTCGTGAATAATGTCGTCATTATTGAAGGATAGCAGCTCATGTATAGTAAACGTGGTGTATGGAGTGTCTGAaagctgtctctctcccctctaggaGCTTCCTGGGCCCGCTGAGGAGAAGATCAAGTTGGTTCTGAACCAAAGTGCCTGGACGTCCCAGTCCAACTCGTTTGCCTCAGGCCTGCTGAGGCTGCCGGGCAAGTCTGAGACGGGCAAGACTGGCCTCATCAACCTGGGAAACACCTGCTACATGAACAGTATCATACAGACACTCTTCTCAGCCACAGAGTGAGTAGTGGATTTAGTACACACACAACTACACGTCGCATTTATATTGAATTGACCACATGGTTAACAAAGCTGTCTATGTACATTCTCACTTGAATCCTCTCATGATAGAATGATATAATGCTGTAATATTTATGTAGGAAGTTCTTATGAAATGCTCTGCACTAACTCTTCTATGGTCCTGTCCCAGTTTCAGGAGGCATGTCTTCTCGTTACGTCTGAATGATGCCACTGCCAACACACTGATGAAGAAACTGCAGCTCCTCTTCACCTTCCTCTCACACACCCAGGTTTGTCTCCCGCTGCTGTTAGTGGCCATCGGGTTTTTCAATGCAAATGACTATGGATCCATCCCTGACGTTTCACTTGGTGTGTGTATTCGGTGAGTGGTCATTCAGTTTGTGTGTCTCTCCTGCAGAGGGCAGCGTACGCCCCCAGAGTCTTCTTTGAGGCGTCTCGGCCCCCCTGGTTCAATGCAGGTTCCCAGCAGGACTGTTCTGAGTACCTCCGCTTCCTCCTGGACAGGTAGTACACCATCTAGTAGACTGCTGGAGCACCCTACAACTCCTTCCTCCTGGACAGGTAGTACACCATCTAGTAGACTGCTGGAGCACCCTACAACTCCTTCCTCCTGGACAGGTAGTACACCATCTAGTAGACTGCTGGAGCACCCTACAACTCCTTCCTCTTGGACAGGTAGTACACCATCTAGTAGACTGCTGGAGCACCCTACAACTCCTTCCTCTTGGACAGGTAGTACACCATCTAGTAGACTGCTGGAGCACCCTACAACTCCTTCCTCTTGGACAGGTAGTACACCATCTAGTAGACTGCTGGAGCACCCTACAACTCCTTCCTCTTGGACAGGTAGTACACCATCTAGTAGACTGCTGGAGCACCCTACAACTCCTTCCTCCTGGACAGGTAGTACACCATCTAGTAGACTGCTGGAGCACCCTACAACTCCTTCCTCCTAGACAGGTAGTACACCATCTAGTAGACTGCTGGAGCACCCTACAACTCCTTCCTCTTGGACAGGTAGTACACCATCTAGTAGACTGCTGGAGCACCCTACAACTCCTTCCTCCTGGACAGGTAGTACACCATCTAGTAGACTGCTGCAGCACCCTACAACTCCTTCCTCCTGGACAGGTAGTACACCATCTAGTAGACTGCTGGAGCACCCTACAACTCCTTCCTCCTGGACAGGTAGTACACCATCTAGTAGACTGCTGGAGCACCCTACAACTCCTTCCTCCTGGACAGGTAGTACACCATCTAGTAGACTGCTGGAGCACCCTACAACTCCTTCCTCCTGGACAGGTAGTACACCATCTAGTAGACTGCTGGAGCACCCTACAACCCCTTCCTCCTGGACAGGTAGTACACCATCTAGTAGACTGCTGGAGCACCCTACAACTCCTTCCTCCTGGACAGGTAGTACACCATCTAGTAGACTGCTGGAGCACCCTACAACTCCTTCCTCCTGGACAGGTAGTACACCATCTAGTAGACTGCTGGAGCACCCTACAACTCCTTCCTCTTGGACAGGTAGTACACCATCTAGTAGACTGCTGGAGCACCCTACAACTCCTTCCTCCTGGACAGGTAGGTACACCATCTAGTAGACTGCTGGAGCACCCTACAACTCCTAAAACCTGTATGACTCCAGGTATAGATGGAAAGAATGTATGTATAAATCTAGTGTTTTGAGAGAAGGATTTTAGAAAGTTAAAGAATTCATGTTCACTTGAATGGGTGTTATTGAAAAGGACAGCTCCATTTATTATGCTGTTACATTCATTTGCATGTTGTATTTTTGGTTGAACTTTCTCTTGTTTCCTCGTGTTCTGTTGCCAAGGTTACATGAAGAGGAGAAAACCATCCAGGTTCTCATGTCAGCCAAGCCAAATGTTGTCTCCCCTGGCAACGGACCGAGCGACGACACCAGGGGTGAAACCTCTGCGGAGGATGCCGGAGTGTCACCCGTGGCCCCTGTGGAGGGGAAGTCTGAGGAGAATGACGAGAGGACGCTGATTGAGAGGATGTTTGGAGGCAGGCTGAGCACGGGTATCCGCTGTATGACATGCAACAGCGTCTCGGAGAAAGAAGAACCTTTCACTGACCTATCCCTGGCCTTCTGTCCCTCCACAACCTCCAGCCCTCTTCAGACCGAGGGCCCCTCAGAGGAACCCCGGGGCACCTGCCAGGGGGCTGTCAACGGGGGCAGCGAGGCTCCCGAAATAGGCCCTTCTCCCAAACCCGTCACGGCCACCACCGGCGTCCATTTTGTTCCAGGGTCCAGCGAGCCACCGCTGTCTGTTCCTGACCTGGTGGACTACTTCCTGGCGCCAGAGATCCTGGACAAAGAGAACGCCTACTTCTGCCAGAAGTGTGGCTCGCTGCAGCGGGCGGAGCGGGGGATGAGGGTGGTGGCGGCGCCCGAGTACCTCATCCTCACGCTGCTGAGGTTCTCCTACGATGCCAAGTGCCACGTGCGCCGCAAGATTCTGGACAACGTCACCATCCCGCCGCTCATGAGACTGCCCGTGCACGCCCCTCCACCCAAACACTCTTCGTCCTCTTCCTCGCCACCATCCTCTCCACTCCAAGTGGACTCACCCGTGAGCAGCGAAAACCTGGCCAAGAAACTGAAGCCGtcccagagagaggaggaggagactgggCTAGAGGGCGACAACGGGATGGCAGGAGGAGAAAGTGAGGTAGGGGTGTGGCCGGCGGCCCAGTTCGTTCCCTACGTCCTCAGCTCTGTAGTGATGCATTCTGGGATGTCGTCGGAGAGTGGCCATTACTACTCATACGGCCGCAACCTCAACGGTGCTGACGGAGCCCAACACCACCTAGCCAATCGCCACCTAGCCAATCGCCTCGCCCTGGGGGAGGAGCCTGGGAACGGGCAGACTGAGCCCATCGCACTCACTTGCTCCGGGGCGACTCAtcccaaacaggaagtggaggtGTGCGGAGGCCAGGCGGCCGGCGATTGGCTGCTGTTCAACGACAGCAGGGTGACGTTCACTTCGTTGGGGTCGGTTCAGAACGTCACCAACCGTTTCCCCAAGGACACGGCCTACGTGCTGATCTACCGGAAACAGGACGTTACCGGGGGGCAGAACAGTACCGGGGGAGTGACGGCCAATGGCATGAGACTGGGCTCTGAACCTCCGCTGCAGAAAGAACTGATGGATGCCGTCACCAAGGACAACAAGCTCTTTTTACAGGTGAGAGAAGGGGGTGTGAGGAGTTACAGTATAGTGAATGAGGCGTGTTCTGTTTGCTCGTGTTTATCCATGCTCTACTCACTTTCATTTACAGTATGTTCATTTTTGGTTTGAAACCTTAAAAAGGAAATCGTCTCTTTAGTTATCAGTGCAATTTTTTTGTTTCATCGAATTAACTCTTAAATTGTTGACGTAAGCAGCCTCTTCCATTGGCTTTACAAGTAGGACAAGCCTCACCTTTGACCCCCACCCTCTTAACCATTAGAGGGCAACAACCCATATTATAATAATCTACTTTCATCTCTCTCTTCATGACCAGTTTTAGATAACAGGGTAGCAGAAGGGTGAAAATCCGATTCACTCAAACCAATTATCTCTATATAAAAAGCCCTCCAGTCCCACCCTGTGTCAGAGCCTGTCATTTCTGTCACTAAATGCAGGCCAAGGAGGGGTGACGCAGCCATTAGCATAACCGTTTAGTGTGATCCTGACCTAAATGATGCATCAGGCTATGCTAATGTATTGGCCCAGGGAAGTGGAATGTGTTCACTTATGATCACGCTAGCCTCCAATAACCTTCCTCTAATTGCTTGATTAGCATGGGACGCTGAGGTGCATGcgtatttacattttagtcatttagcagacgcttttctCCTGAGCAACTTACAATtaatgcattcatcttaagatagctaggtgagacaacatatCATAGTCGTATCAGTACATTTTCCCTAAACAAAGTAGTTatcagcaggggtgcaactttcactggggacggggggggacatgcccccctccacacacacacacacattctgaaattgcatttttgtcccccccagttttatcattggaatgtgatacaaaacaaggcaagagtgtgctttaggaccatgtggatGCCTCTGAGCGGTCGGTAGGCTGTTTGGCATGTTTATCTGACtggataaataataataattatgtcccccccacgtctaaaaccaaagttgcacccctggttatcagcaaagtcagtgatGGTGGGGAAAATAAGTTTTTTTTTGTGGGGGTGGCATCGGTATGTCAGACGTTTCCATATTCTTCAGGGTATTTCTGGTAATGTCAAGTCACGCTTTTCTCTTCTCTTTTGGACTTGTTTTTGGAATTTGTTCTTTCAACTTGTGCCCATGTTCAAAATTTAACAGGACCCTGTTTTCCATGTATCCATTAACAGGATTAAAGTACTTCTGAACCAGCTTTGATCAAAACATGTTGCAAGTATTCAGAAAGCCAACCATACACATGTTACACATTTCCCTTGTGCTTTCAAGATGCAATTAGTCAAGTGAAATTTCATGAGTCGTTAATCTCTCAAAAAAATAAGACTTCAACCACACATTTGCAGTAACCACTAGAGGACAGCAGAGCTGCATTTTCTTGCTCAGACAGAATACCCAAACTCCTGGGTCATGCTCATTAGGACAGGCAACATTTTAAACCGTTCTGCAATGGAAAATTAAATTCCAGGTAGTCCCTGCCTgtttctgttttcttccatttggtccCTAATGAATGACCCTCTGAACAGTGTTTAATGGTCCCGAACTCCTTTGTCCAATAGGAACAGGAACTGAACGCGCGGACCCGAGCTCTCCAGGCGGCCTCTGCCTCCTGCTCGTTCAGGCCCAACGGACCAGACGACAACGAACCCCCGGGCAGCTGTGGTCCCtcggggggaggaggaggtgggggggggtTCAACACTGTCAACAGACTGGTCTTCTGATGGAGGAGGGACTGGGAAATATAGCACTGAAAGACCACTGGACTCATATATGAATGAGAGACATGCACAGAGAAGTCTGGTTGGCTACTCATCCAGTGGATGGTGAAGCACATATGAACGTAAAGAGAGAGCGCTGAAGATCTTGGAGGGAGCACTTGAATACAATGCATAATGTTAACGCCCACATGGACTTAAATCCAACACACAACACTGAACTCAACACTGGACTCAACCTTACAGTGAGGGTCTTACCTCTCATATCTGTCTCTGTCGTTTTATTATCATCCATAACTCCCAACCTTCTGCCTCGGGACAAGCTAGACCTCATAACCTTTTCTGGTTTGCATGCATTTCTCTTTTTCAAGCGGTGGGTTTGATTTTTGATAAGGAGATTCATTGATGTGTACTTGTCAGATAAGACATTTTCATATGCAATAAAATGTACAGATATGGGTGCGAAAGTATATTCAATAAACATGGAATATGATTAACTAATGCCATGAATACTGTATACAAAAAGTATAAGATGCGATTTAATCTTTTAATACAACATGTGTGTAATTTGCGTCAGAACCATTGCATGCTGAACGTTTGACAACGTTCTTAAGGCGGGGTTATGGTTACTAACATTGACTCTTATAATTAAGTTATTCATTCAGGGATAATATTTTTTTGTTGCAGATTTTGTGCCTTTTTGTTAGATACTATTAATCCAGATTTTACAAGCAGAATTTGACTGGAAAGACACAAACCTCAGCCTTGCTGTACAGTGTTTTAAAGTAGTGTACAATACATGATTTCCCCCAATATTAAAGATGAATTGCTCAAAGGGTCTTGTTTGTGTCTTCCTGCTCTGTGCACCTCATGCTACCCACAAGCCCCCCTGGTGAGTTTTACACCTTCTTCACGGTTCACATTCTTCCACAAGTGTCATTTAGATGCTCTTGTATTATTGGCTTCTCTGAACACACTGCAGTAGCTAGCTATCGGCCGTGTGAATGCATGGCTGTGTTCAGCTTCATGTGTTGTCAGTGCCCAGTCTGCCCACACACAATCAATGCCTCCTACCTTTTGTCTTATTCAACATTAAAATATTGTAGGTTATGTTGCTACGTGTATTGTTTTTCTTTTCATGGGATTCCTCCGCTGTAGTCATACTGAACATTATATGTACTGGCTATGGTTCTTAGGTTTCCAATTGGCCACTTGATGTTTGAGTGAATGTTAAGACTGGTTTTGAGGCACTGTTAATGATTGAATGTCCAGACATTTACCTTTGGGTGGTGTTCCCATTTAATGAAGTCTGTCGCTGTGATACAGATGAACAGCATGCTAAGTTGCGGTAACATTTCCTCGGCCCGTGTGGATGTGATTTCATCAGAGAACCTAGAggtgttgggttaaatgcggaagacacgtttcagttgaatgcattcagttgtgcagctACCTAGGTATCCATTTTCCCTACCCTAGATCACAGACCGAGCAGAGTGACTTTGAAGCTGTAGCCAAGACCACCTGCTTCAGGTGTGGTGCGTTTGTCACTGCTGTAACTCAAGGTTTCTCATGCACAGTCCCGGCATTCGGTCAATTACCGGTGCTCTTCTATGCCCATAGGTGAATATGTTTGAGTAAGACTGAAGGAGTGTCCAGGAAGAAGGAAATAAATCCATCCTCCTTGACAATCTTGTATAATACCacgggttgtgttcattaggcaccaaacggaggAAAACGTTCTGAAACGGGGAGGTAATATCTGAACATGTCCGTTACAAAAAGAAATGTTTTATGTTGCAcaacattttgaagtgttttgttacggtgtgccctaatgaacatgacccagtagAGAGATTATAGGAGTAACAGAAGGGAGAGTTCACGGTGATGTCAGACAGACCTCCCATGGGAAA
Coding sequences within it:
- the LOC120034937 gene encoding ubiquitin carboxyl-terminal hydrolase 38-like; the encoded protein is MDKILEALVSSSHSVPVKKAIVKKVVEAAEKEVTAEQCQALYTLTTRLIFLGEDAFQKQVGFQVLEAYARYHRADFELFFSKDFVLGLLQQGYGPLDRKDPAVVDYIHGCLRLLISCPSVLDIFSIIQTEILRMVCERPEPALCSRLATMLSDFVQCIPREKAAILFCQQLVRTIGYFHCPASQEQELREYVDQVTKVSTLLQNIWKAEPVTLLPSLQEVFAIISSTDTSFDPSIALASLVQHIPLQMITVLIKSLTTDQNVKDTSMTQALCRMIDWLSWPLAHHVEMWVIALLKGLAAVQKFTILIDVTLLKIELVFNRLWYPIVRQGALVVLSHMLLSFQHSPEAFHLVVPHIVDLVESLKRDGLPTSKAFLLHFTELVHCMMYQYSGFPDLYDDILEAIKELPGPAEEKIKLVLNQSAWTSQSNSFASGLLRLPGKSETGKTGLINLGNTCYMNSIIQTLFSATDFRRHVFSLRLNDATANTLMKKLQLLFTFLSHTQRAAYAPRVFFEASRPPWFNAGSQQDCSEYLRFLLDRLHEEEKTIQVLMSAKPNVVSPGNGPSDDTRGETSAEDAGVSPVAPVEGKSEENDERTLIERMFGGRLSTGIRCMTCNSVSEKEEPFTDLSLAFCPSTTSSPLQTEGPSEEPRGTCQGAVNGGSEAPEIGPSPKPVTATTGVHFVPGSSEPPLSVPDLVDYFLAPEILDKENAYFCQKCGSLQRAERGMRVVAAPEYLILTLLRFSYDAKCHVRRKILDNVTIPPLMRLPVHAPPPKHSSSSSSPPSSPLQVDSPVSSENLAKKLKPSQREEEETGLEGDNGMAGGESEVGVWPAAQFVPYVLSSVVMHSGMSSESGHYYSYGRNLNGADGAQHHLANRHLANRLALGEEPGNGQTEPIALTCSGATHPKQEVEVCGGQAAGDWLLFNDSRVTFTSLGSVQNVTNRFPKDTAYVLIYRKQDVTGGQNSTGGVTANGMRLGSEPPLQKELMDAVTKDNKLFLQEQELNARTRALQAASASCSFRPNGPDDNEPPGSCGPSGGGGGGGGFNTVNRLVF